A genomic stretch from Theobroma cacao cultivar B97-61/B2 chromosome 4, Criollo_cocoa_genome_V2, whole genome shotgun sequence includes:
- the LOC18600946 gene encoding cytochrome c1-2, heme protein, mitochondrial has product MAGGLIPQVLRRKLQSQSAVPALSWFTSRKANENAGSAGMRTVALLGAGISGLLGVATVASADEAEHGLEVPNYPWPHQGILSSYDHASIRRGHQVYQQVCASCHSMSLISYRDLVGVAYTEEETKAMAAEIEVVDGPNDEGEMFTRPGKLSDRFPQPYANEQAARFANGGAYPPDLSLITKARHNGQNYVFALLTGYRDPPAGVMIREGLHYNPYFPGGAIAMPKMLIDGAVEYEDGTPATEAQMGKDVVSFLSWAAEPEMEERKLMGFKWIFVLSLALLQAAYYRRLKWSIFKSRRLVVDVVN; this is encoded by the exons ATGGCTGGAGGATTAATCCCTCAGGTCTTAAGGAGGAAACTTCAATCTCAGTCTGCT GTTCCGGCTTTGTCATGGTTTACTTCAAGGAAAGCTAATGAGAATGCAGGATCTGCTGGCATGAGAACAGTTGCACTCCTTGGAGCTGGTATTTCAGGTTTACTTGGTGTTGCGACAGTAGCATCTGCTGATGAGGCAGAACATGGGTTAGAAGTTCCAAATTATCCATGGCCTCATCAGGGCATCCTCAGTTCTTATGACCATGCCTC GATTCGTCGTGGTCACCAGGTTTACCAACAAGTGTGTGCATCCTGCCACTCTATGTCTCTAATATCATACCGTGATTTGGTGGGTGTTGCATACACAGAAGAGGAGACAAAGGCTATGGCAGCTGAGATTGAGGTGGTTGATGGACCTAATGATGAGGGTGAGATGTTTACTCGTCCTGGTAAACTCAGTGACCGTTTTCCTCAGCCATATGCAAATGAACAAGCAGCTAGGTTTGCTAATGGAGGAGCTTATCCTCCAGATCTAAGTCTCATTACCAAA gcTCGTCATAATGGCCAGAATTATGTGTTTGCCCTTCTAACCGGTTACCGTGATCCTCCTGCTGGCGTTATG ATTCGCGAGGGGTTACACTATAATCCATACTTTCCTGGAGGAGCAATTGCCATGCCTAAAATGCTTATTGATGGTGCTGTGGAGTATGAAGATGGCACCCCTGCAACAGAAGCTCAG ATGGGGAAAGATGTGGTGTCATTTTTGTCATGGGCAGCAGAACCAGAAATGGAAGAGAGGAAGCTG ATGGGCTTTAAGTGGATATTTGTGTTGTCATTGGCATTACTTCAAGCTGCTTACTACCGGCGCTTGAAGTGgtctattttcaaatctcgCAGGCTGGTTGTTGATGTTGTTAACTAG
- the LOC18600947 gene encoding kelch repeat-containing protein At3g27220 has protein sequence MAKNLHHHHQHQSKNNSCTKFVVILSSACLLGLACIANLLWASSFSFSSAYLSIASNWVPQKPRIFVVPNAEEEPNIVAGKIGDGIEKRKKERVSERFLSATFADLPAPDLPWEQMPSAPVPRLDGSAIQIKNLFYVLSGYGTLDYVHSHVDVFNFTDNTWSGRFDTPKDMANSHLGVASDGRYIYVVSGQYGPQCRSPTARTFVLDTVTRKWRGLPPLSAPRYAPATQLWRGRLHVMGGSKENRHTPGLEHWSIAVKDGKALEKDWRTEIPIPRGGPHRACVVANDRLFVIGGQEGDFMAKPGSPIFKCSRRHEVVYGDVYMLDAEMKKWEVLPPLPKPNSHIECAWVIVNNSIIITGGTTEKHPVTKRMILVGEVFQFHLDSLTWSVIGKLPFRVKTTLAGFWDGYLYFTSGQRDRGPDNPQPRKVIAEMWRTKLNL, from the exons ATGGCAAAAAATCTACACCACCACCATCAACATCAGAGCAAGAACAACAGTTGCACGAAATTTGTAGTTATTCTGTCTTCTGCTTGTCTTTTGGGATTGGCTTGCATTGCAAATCTCTTGTGGGcatcttctttttcattttcctccgCATATCTTAGCATTGCATCCAATTGGGTTCCTCAGAAACCTCGTATCTTTGTCGTGCCGAATGCTGAAGAAGAACCCAACATTGTTGCTGGCAAG ATAGGGGATGGgattgagaaaagaaagaaggaacGTGTGTCTGAAAGATTCCTATCAGCAACATTTGCGGATTTACCAGCACCAGATTTGCCATGGGAACAGATGCCATCAGCACCCGTTCCACGTCTTGATGGATCAGCAATACAGATTAAGAATCTTTTCTATGTTCTTTCAGGATATGGCACCCTTGACTAT GTGCACTCTCATGTTGATGTCTTTAATTTCACTGATAATACATGGAGTGGGAGATTTGATACGCCAAAAGACATGGCGAATTCACATCTAGGAGTGGCGAGTGATGGGAGATACATATATGTGGTCTCAGGTCAATATGGACCCCAATGTAGGAGCCCTACTGCTCGAACTTTTGTCCTGGACACTGTGACAAGGAAATGGCGCGGCCTGCCTCCTTTATCAGCCCCCAG GTATGCTCCGGCAACTCAGTTATGGAGAGGCAGACTCCACGTGATGGGGGGCAGCAAAGAAAACCGCCACACGCCTGGATTGGAGCACTGGAGTATAGCAGTAAAAGATGGCAAAGCATTGGAGAAAGACTGGCGGACTGAGATCCCAATTCCTCGTGGAGGACCACATAG GGCTTGTGTTGTGGCCAATGACCGGCTCTTTGTAATTGGTGGTCAAGAGGGAGATTTCATGGCCAAACCTGGATCTCCTATCTTCAAATGTTCACGCAGGCATGAG GTGGTCTATGGTGATGTTTACATGCTAGATGCTgaaatgaagaaatgggaagtGTTACCTCCATTGCCAAAACCAAACTCCCATATAGAGTGTGCTTGGGTAATTGTCAACAATTCAATCATAATTACAGGAGGTACAACAGAAAAGCACCCGGTGACCAAAAGGATGATCTTGGTTGGGGAGGTTTTCCAGTTCCATTTAGATTCATTG ACATGGTCAGTGATTGGAAAGCTTCCTTTCCGTGTGAAGACTACCCTAGCCGGTTTCTGGGATGGCTATTTGTATTTTACATCTGGACAGCGAGACAGAGGACCAGATAATCCACAGCCAAGGAAGGTCATTGCAGAGATGTGGAGAAccaaattgaatttgtga